The Nitrospira sp. KM1 genome includes a window with the following:
- a CDS encoding sigma-70 family RNA polymerase sigma factor — protein MDIPTRRATTQIDPALLVRVGKGDQQAFSQLYDHSSTLLYTLAYRILRNRDEAEELLQDVYLEVWRKVSRYDVGRGTPVAWLITLTRSRAIDRLRSRAARPEQTATLDDAMTSRARDMGPSPFETQADQDVRLAVGNAMTGLPAAQQQAIELAYYEGLSHHEIAARLNQPLGTVKTRIKLGMSKLRDALRHCWDQGDLL, from the coding sequence ATGGACATCCCTACCCGGCGCGCCACAACGCAGATCGATCCGGCATTGCTTGTGCGCGTTGGGAAGGGAGATCAGCAGGCGTTCAGTCAACTGTATGATCACTCCAGCACACTGCTCTACACCCTGGCGTATCGGATACTTAGAAACCGAGACGAAGCCGAGGAACTCCTCCAAGATGTTTATCTGGAGGTATGGCGTAAAGTGTCGCGTTATGATGTGGGCCGCGGGACGCCGGTGGCGTGGCTCATCACGCTCACCCGCAGCAGGGCGATCGACCGCCTCCGCTCACGAGCGGCCCGTCCGGAGCAGACCGCGACGCTGGACGATGCGATGACATCACGCGCTCGCGATATGGGCCCCAGCCCTTTTGAGACTCAGGCTGATCAGGACGTACGACTGGCGGTTGGGAACGCCATGACGGGACTGCCTGCCGCTCAGCAACAGGCAATCGAACTGGCCTATTATGAAGGGCTCTCGCACCATGAGATTGCGGCGCGGCTGAATCAACCGCTTGGAACAGTGAAGACGAGGATCAAATTGGGGATGTCCAAGCTGCGCGACGCGCTGCGACATTGTTGGGATCAGGGCGATCTCTTATGA